In one Rutidosis leptorrhynchoides isolate AG116_Rl617_1_P2 chromosome 8, CSIRO_AGI_Rlap_v1, whole genome shotgun sequence genomic region, the following are encoded:
- the LOC139863848 gene encoding secreted RxLR effector protein 161-like has protein sequence MKTSSTPMSINISLHADLDGQSFDQTLYRSLIGSLMYLTASRPDIMFAVCLCARFQANPRYSHYKAVMRIFSYLKGTPNLGLWYPFGTGFNLTAFTDADHAGDQVNRKITSGGLQFLGHKLVSWSSRKQNCISLSTAESEYIAAASCCSQVLWMQSQLLDYGFRFHKIPIYCDSQRAIAITSNPVHHSRTKYIDIRYHFIKDRVEKGNVELYFVPTKSQLADLLTKALDEPTFKYLVDKNWHD, from the coding sequence ATGAAAACCAGCTCCACTCCAATGTCAATCAACATTTCATTACATGCTGATCTGGATGGTCAATCTTTCGATCAAACACTCTATAGGAGCCTCATTGGCTCATTGATGTATCTCACTGCTAGTAGACCCGACATCATGTTTGCTGTATGTCTGTGTGCCCGTTTTCAGGCCAACCCTAGATATTCTCACTACAAGGCTGTAATGAGAATCTTTAGCTATCTCAAAGGCACGCCCAATCTCGGACTCTGGTATCCCTTCGGAACCGGCTTCAACCTTACAGCATTCACGGATGCTGATCATGCTGGTGACCAAGTAAACCGGAAAATCACCTCTGGTGGtctccaattcctaggtcacaAGTTAGTCAGCTGGTCCTCTCGCAAGCAAAATTGCATCTCTCTTTCCACTGCTGAATCTGAGTATATTGCAGCTGCAAGCTGTTGCtcccaagtactgtggatgcagtcCCAACTACTTGACTATGGATTCAGATTCCACAAAATCCCGATCTATTGCGACTCTCAGAGAGCCATTGCTATCACCAGCAACCCGGTGCACCACTCTCGAACCAAATACATTGACATTCGTTACCACTTTATCAAGGATCGTGTTGAAAAAGGCAATGTCGAATTGTACTTCGTACCCACCAAAAGTCAACTTGCTGACCTTTTAACCAAGGCCTTAGATGAACCCACATTTAAATATCTAGTTGACAAAAATTGGCATGATTGA